A window of the Haloarcula litorea genome harbors these coding sequences:
- the rpe gene encoding ribulose-phosphate 3-epimerase: protein MEIAVSVLSADFSVLGEAVDRVAAADRIHLDVMDGHFVPAISFGSPVVEAVDDRTDQPLDVHLMVDRPLAHADRFAERGVETVTVHAEACPDVRRVATRLGEAGVDAGVALNPETPFSVIEHAVDALDRVLVMAVTPGAGGQPFQRAVLEKVRRIDEACDVEIGVDGGVGPANVADCAEAGADLLVSGTAVLGSEDCASVIRTMRRRTERRIQ from the coding sequence ATGGAGATCGCAGTGTCCGTCCTGTCGGCTGATTTCTCCGTCCTGGGGGAGGCAGTCGACCGTGTCGCGGCTGCCGACAGAATCCACCTCGACGTGATGGACGGGCACTTCGTCCCTGCCATCTCGTTCGGTTCGCCCGTCGTCGAGGCGGTGGACGACCGGACCGACCAGCCGCTTGACGTCCACCTGATGGTCGACCGACCGCTGGCCCACGCCGATCGGTTCGCGGAGCGCGGTGTCGAGACCGTGACCGTCCACGCCGAGGCGTGCCCGGACGTCCGCCGGGTCGCCACGCGGCTCGGCGAGGCCGGCGTCGACGCGGGGGTCGCACTGAACCCCGAGACGCCGTTCTCGGTGATCGAACACGCCGTCGACGCCCTCGACAGGGTCCTCGTGATGGCCGTCACGCCCGGCGCGGGCGGGCAACCGTTCCAGCGCGCGGTCCTGGAGAAGGTCCGGCGGATCGACGAGGCCTGCGACGTGGAGATCGGCGTCGACGGCGGCGTCGGTCCGGCGAACGTGGCCGACTGCGCCGAGGCGGGGGCGGACCTGCTCGTGTCGGGGACGGCCGTGCTGGGCAGCGAGGACTGTGCCAGCGTGATTCGAACGATGCGACGACGAACGGAGCGCAGAATCCAATGA
- a CDS encoding D-glycero-alpha-D-manno-heptose-1,7-bisphosphate 7-phosphatase, producing the protein MTEPAVFVDRDGTLCEFVPYLSDPDRFRLLPTVPEGLRALNEAGVPVVVTTNQSGIGRGYFDRATVERVHETMLESLSAADAEVHDVYFCPHEPAANCDCRKPEPGLLQSAATDHDLALSRSYMVGDRETDVRAGNRVGATTVLFPSVETEIARDATAADHVVDEFRELVGIVLGERAI; encoded by the coding sequence TTGACTGAGCCCGCCGTCTTCGTCGACCGGGACGGGACCCTCTGTGAGTTCGTCCCCTACCTCTCGGATCCGGACCGGTTCCGGCTGCTCCCGACGGTACCGGAGGGTCTGCGCGCGCTGAACGAGGCCGGGGTTCCGGTGGTCGTGACGACCAACCAGTCCGGGATCGGCCGCGGCTACTTCGACCGCGCGACCGTCGAGCGCGTCCACGAGACGATGCTCGAATCGCTGTCGGCGGCCGACGCCGAGGTCCACGACGTCTACTTCTGCCCGCACGAGCCCGCCGCGAACTGCGACTGTCGCAAGCCCGAACCCGGCCTGCTGCAGTCGGCCGCGACGGACCACGACCTGGCGCTGTCGCGGAGCTACATGGTCGGCGACCGCGAGACCGACGTCCGGGCGGGCAACCGCGTGGGCGCGACCACGGTGCTGTTCCCGAGCGTGGAGACGGAGATCGCACGGGACGCCACGGCCGCCGACCACGTCGTCGACGAGTTCCGGGAGCTCGTCGGGATCGTCCTCGGGGAGCGGGCCATCTGA
- a CDS encoding D-sedoheptulose-7-phosphate isomerase, which translates to MRTERVFEESVAAKRRYLDDEDALATVERVGEAMAEALAAGDKVVLFGNGGSAADAQHIAAELSGKFRRERPGLPAVALTTNTSSVTAIANDFGYETVFARQVEGMVSAGDVVVGISTSGTSENVLRGIEAAADLGATTVGLTGESGGDLAGMVDHCVTAPSADTARIQEVHITVGHAVCGIVEGMLFD; encoded by the coding sequence ATGCGGACTGAGCGGGTGTTCGAGGAGAGCGTCGCGGCCAAGCGCCGCTACCTCGACGACGAGGACGCCCTGGCGACGGTCGAGCGGGTCGGCGAGGCGATGGCCGAGGCGCTGGCGGCCGGCGACAAGGTGGTGCTGTTCGGCAACGGCGGGAGCGCCGCCGACGCCCAGCACATCGCCGCCGAGCTGTCGGGGAAGTTCCGGCGCGAGCGGCCCGGCCTCCCGGCCGTCGCGCTGACGACCAACACCTCCTCGGTGACCGCCATCGCGAACGACTTCGGCTACGAGACGGTGTTCGCCCGCCAGGTCGAGGGGATGGTCTCCGCGGGCGACGTCGTCGTCGGCATCTCGACCAGCGGCACCTCGGAGAACGTCCTCCGCGGGATCGAGGCGGCCGCCGACCTGGGCGCGACGACGGTCGGGCTCACCGGCGAGTCCGGCGGCGACCTCGCGGGGATGGTCGACCACTGCGTCACCGCCCCGTCGGCCGACACCGCCCGGATACAGGAGGTCCACATCACCGTCGGCCACGCGGTCTGTGGCATCGTGGAGGGGATGCTCTTTGACTGA